A part of Cottoperca gobio chromosome 4, fCotGob3.1, whole genome shotgun sequence genomic DNA contains:
- the kdr gene encoding LOW QUALITY PROTEIN: vascular endothelial growth factor receptor 2 (The sequence of the model RefSeq protein was modified relative to this genomic sequence to represent the inferred CDS: deleted 2 bases in 2 codons), producing the protein MMAQGVSVIPLFGIVLKISFVAAIELRFMSDPPTLNSYGIHRMNRSDNLELTCRGRQYLRWTTPPTSARFSTSDCSGSGLFCTTLRISNATVNETGQYQCSYRDLKVEDGKTSVAAYVFVHDYKVPFVPSEKEFEVVFIREGERVVIPCRGSVENLNVTLHTKYPNKELHPDGKDSLWDARTGFTVPSHVISYAGVVSCHTRIGNETFTSPLYIVAVVGYKIYELTLTSPTLRLSVGERLVLSCTAKTELNVGIEFNWTHSGQALTSVNGSRPTHATPHKKKLWNSLELSNTLIVENVTVEHSGEYTCTASSGQMEKSASAVLKVYEKPFLHMKEPWMKDWEVIVGDLTSIPVKYSAYPEPSFKWLKNGQPLKDDYRVKQRSDALILRRVTEMDAGNYTMILTNKITKEEQRRFFQLLVNVPPHIIEKEVAVDTDVYLYGSSPTLRCTARGFPIPTHIHWQWMSKEDCPQAFLSGLIKSEAQLAECKGWRDISNSTGYHPVERIMSDSEQAQKKIASSLKIQKAEAPAFFRCMAANKVGEDTRIIFFHVTRGLEVSVSPSNEPLEEDDVVLRCKADKLIYGNLTWFSVSNISESEQIASVQPCRPWWNITVLKEHLEQRPQSHVLLSSLQATNVTLELSLPNASPKDEGLYACRVENIKTREKTCLLRRLSLKGLEAAWILNNITDQKVNVSATISLLCDAAGMPNPKVVWTKNNHTVVEGSGVILSQDSHLLTIQRVKKEDSGLYSCTACNSQGCDTSQAYLTTEGAEEKTNVELIVPIGSVVIAMFFWLLIVFVIRGRKRPSGGDLKTGYLSMILDSEDMPMDEQCERLTYDANKWEFPRDRLKLGDPLGRGAFGQVVEAAAFGIEKATTCTTVAVKMLKEGATSSEYRALMSELKILIHIGHHLNVVNLLGACTKPGWPLMVIVEYCKNGNLSSYLKSKRGEYSPYKRMRVDSQKWASAEEDVTEGDLGLGKIAQLDICTGSVVCSRASGSSVDTQKESSDDDHLTMEDLICYSFQVAKGMEFLSSRKCIHRDLAARNILLSENNVVKICDFGLARDVYKDPDYVRKGDARLPLKWMAPETIFDRVYTTQSDVWSFGVLLWEIFSLGASPYPGVCIDELFCRRLKEGTRMRPPEYATTEIYQTMLDCWLERPTDRPTFAEMVEHMGNLLQASARRDGKDYIPLTLGSKAEESPVTPDPRSPYSRPQSEEVLEAQLHYDNPPSLGLSQQSERCSRPLSVKTFDDIPVARSSIMEGHTDSMGFSPEEVKGLNQQLATTPNFSQLLRCKSKESLASESSNQTSGYQSGYHSDDTDTPIYANEEMIMKHNMLKKPPLPKTPDKFNAEIRYSTPPV; encoded by the exons ATGATGGCTCAGGGAGTCTCCGTCATTCCACTGTTTGGCATTGTTCTGAAAATCAGTTTCGTTGCAG CTATTGAACTTCGGTTTATGTCCGATCCACCAACGCTGAACAGCTATGGCATCCACAGGATGAACAGATCTGACAACCTGGAACTAACATGCAG AGGTCGGCAGTACCTGAGGTGGACGACCCCTCCCACCAGCGCTCGCTTCTCCACCAGTGACTGCAGTGGATCGGGACTCTTCTGCACAACCCTGCGCATCTCTAACGCAACTGTCAATGAAACTGGACAGTACCAGTGCTCCTACAGAGACCTGAAAGTGGAAGACGGCAAGACTTCAGTAGCAGCTTATGTGTTTGTCCACG ATTACAAGGTGCCATTTGTGCCGTCTGAGAAAGAATTCGAGGTGGTGTTCATCcgtgagggagagagggtggTGATTCCATGCCGAGGCTCGGTGGAGAATCTCAACGTTACGCTTCATACT AAGTATCCAAATAAGGAGCTTCATCCCGATGGGAAGGACTCTCTGTGGGACGCCAGGACGGGTTTCACTGTTCCCAGTCATGTGATCAGCTACGCCGGCGTCGTGTCCTGCCATACTCGGATTGGAAATGAGACCTTTACGTCCCCTCTGtacattgttgctgttgttg GATACAAGATCTATGAACTCACCCTGACCTCCCCGACACTGAGGCTGTCTGTGGGGGAGCGGCTGGTGCTCAGCTGCACTGCCAAAACCGAGCTCAACGTGGGCATCGAATTCAACTGGACTCACTCCGGTCAGGCCCTG ACCTCGGTGAATGGTTCGAGGCCGACCCACGCGACACCCCACAAGAAGAAGCTGTGGAACTCCCTGGAGCTGTCCAACACACTCATAGTGGAGAACGTGACAGTCGAGCACTCTGGAGAATacacctgcactgcatccagTGGGCAGATGGAGAAAAGTGCCTCAGCTGTTCTTAAAGTGTATG AAAAACCTTTCCTCCATATGAAAGAGCCGTGGATGAAGGATTGGGAGGTAATTGTGGGAGATCTAACATCGATCCCTGTCAAGTACTCCGCCTACCCAGAGCCCAGCTTTAAATG GTTAAAGAATGGCCAACCACTGAAGGATGACTACAGAGTAAAGCAGAGAAGTGATGCCCTCATCCTCCGCAGAGTCACAGAAATGGATGCAGGGAATTACACAATGATCCTGACCAATAAGATTACCAAAGAGGAACAGAGACGCTTTTTCCAGCTGCTGGTCAATG TGCCTCCTCATATCATTGAGAAGGAGGTGGCGGTGGACACTGATGTGTACCTGTACGGCAGCAGCCCCACCCTAAGGTGCACCGCCCGTGGATTTCCCATACCCACACACATCCATTGGCAGTGGATGTCTAAAGAGGACTGTCCACAGGCCTTCCT GTCAGGGCTGATCAAGTCTGAGGCACAGCTAGCGGAGTGTAAAGGTTGGCGGGATATCAGCAATAGCACCGGTTACCACCCCGTAGAACGAATTATGAGCGACTCTGAGCAAGCCCAAAAG AAAATTGCGAGCTCTTTGAAGATTCAGAAAGCTGAAGCCCCTGCCTTCTTCAGATGCATGGCTGCCAACAAAGTAGGGGAGGATACACGCATCATCTTTTTCCACGTCACAC GTGGCCTTGAGGTGAGCGTGTCTCCTTCCAATGAGCCCTTAGAGGAGGACGACGTGGTTCTGCGCTGTAAGGCGGACAAGCTGATCTACGGCAACCTGACCTGGTTCAGCGTGAGCAACATCTCCGAGTCGGAGCAGATTGCGTCGGTGCAGCCCTGTCGCCCGTGGTGGAATATAACTGTACTTAAGGAACATTTGGAG CAGAGGCCCCAGTCGCATGTATTGCTGTCCAGCCTGCAGGCCACCAACGTGACCCTGGAGCTGTCGCTGCCCAACGCCTCCCCTAAGGATGAGGGTCTGTATGCATGTCGGGTGGAAAACATCAAGACTCGGGAGAAAACCTGCCTGCTACGCCGTCTTTCTCTCAAAG GTCTTGAGGCTGCATGGATCCTTAATAATATCACCGATCAAAAAGTTAATGTGAGTGCTACGATCAGTCTCCTCTGTGATGCGGCTGGGATGCCGAACCCAAAGGTGGTGTGGACCAAAAACAACCACACTGTGGTGGAGGGCTCAG GCGTGATTCTGAGTCAGGACAGCCACCTTCTGACAATTCAGCGTGTGAAGAAGGAGGACAGCGGTCTGTACAGCTGCACTGCATGTAACAGCCAAGGCTGTGACACCTCACAGGCCTATTTGACTACTGAAG gtGCAGAGGAAAAGACTAATGTGGAACTGATTGTTCCTATCGGGTCGGTGGTCATCGCCATGTTTTTCTGGTTGCTGATCGTCTTTGTCATCCGTGGAAGAAAGAGA CCAAGTGGTGGGGATCTGAAGACGGGCTACCTGTCCATGATCCTGGACTCAGAAGACATGCCCATGGACGAGCAATGTGAAAGGCTGACGTACGACGCTAACAAATGGGAGTTTCCTCGGGACAGGCTGAAGCTGG GTGACCCTCTGGGACGAGGAGCGTTTGGTCAGGTGGTAGAAGCGGCCGCCTTTGGCATCGAGAAAGCTACCACGTGCACCACC GTTGCAGTCAAGATGCTTAAGG AGGGAGCCACGTCGAGTGAGTACCGTGCCTTGATGTCAGAGCTGAAAATTCTCATTCATATTGGACATCATCTCAACGTCGTCAACCTGCTGGGAGCCTGTACAAAGCCTGGAT GGCCACTGATGGTGATTGTGGAGTACTGTAAAAATGGAAACCTCTCCAGCTACCTGAAGAGCAAGCGCGGAGAATACAGCCCCTACAAG AGGATGCGGGTGGATAGCCAGAAGTGGGCGTCAGCAGAGGAGGATGTCACCGAAGGCGATCTGGGCCTGGGGAAGATCGCCCAGCTGGACATCTGCACAGGGTCGGTCGTCTGCTCCAGGGCTTCAGGCAGCAGCGTGGACACTCAGAAAG AGAGCTCAGACGAC GACCATCTGACCATGGAGGACCTGATATGCTACAGCTTCCAGGTGGCTAAAGGCATGGAGTTTCTGTCCTCCCGCAAG TGTATCCACAGAGATCTAGCAGCCAGAAACATCCTGCTGTCAGAGAATAATGTGGTGAAGATCTGCGACTTTGGCCTCGCTAGAGATGTCTACAAAGACCCTGACTATGTCCGCAAGGGAGAC GCACGTCTTCCTCTAAAATGGATGGCTCCTGAGACCATCTTCGATCGGGTGTACACCACACAAAGTGATGTTTGGTCCTTTGGGGTTCTTCTCTGGGAGATCTTTTCTCTGG GGGCTTCTCCATATCCGGGTGTTTGCATCGACGAGTTATTCTGCAGGAGGCTTAAGGAAGGCACCCGGATGAGACCCCCAGAATACGCCACCACTGAGAT ATACCAGACCATGTTGGACTGCTGGCTGGAACGTCCCACAGACAGGCCAACATTCGCAGAGATGGTCGAACATATGGGCAACCTGCTACAGGCCAGCGCTCGACGG GATGGGAAGGACTACATCCCTCTGACATTAGGCAGCAAGGCAGAAGAATCTCCAGTGACCCCTGACCCCAGGAGCCCCTACAGCAGGCCCCAAAGTGAGGAAGTCCTGGAGGCTCAGCTCCACTATGACAACCCGCCGTCTCTTGG ACTGTCCCAACAGAGTGAGAGGTGCAGTCGGCCCCTCAGTGTGAAGACGTTTGACGACATCCCCGTTGCGCGCAGCAGCATCATG GAGGGTCACACAGACAGTATGGGCTTCTCACCAGAGGAGGTAAAGGGTTTGAATCAACAGCTGGCAACTACGCCCAACTTCAG ccAGCTGCTGCGCTGTAAGAGTAAAGAGTCTCTGGCCTCGGAGTCATCCAATCAGACGAGTGGATACCAGTCAGGGTATCACTCCGACGACACAGACACCCCGATCTATGCCAACGAGGAGATGATCATGAAGCACAACATGCTGAAGAAGCCCCCGCTGCCCAAGACGCCTGACAAATTCAACGCGGAGATCCGCTACAGCACGCCACCTGTCTGA